The genomic window TATTCTGCCTAGAAAATGGATTAGCTGCTGCACGTTTTAACGACGGCCACGGTGGTCGTAACTGTAACCGCGACGGAGAGTAACCGGAAGAGCCATCAAACGTAGAAAAAGATGAAGTAGGGATTTTGATTCGTAGATTTGGAAACGAACTTGGATTACGCCGGAGAAGTTCGTCGTTAGGGTTTGGAACATTTGGCTTGGCGGCGTCGGCGGAGACTTCGTTCTTAGTAAAGGTGGAAACAGCAGCATTGAGATTCCATTGATGAGTTTCAAGAAAAGATATAGCTACTTCTCTCGAACAAGATGTTTCTCCGTCGTCTCCGGCGAGTTAACGTCCATCGCAAGATTACgtttcttctccgatcttcttctctaaaacCTCTGTTTTATAACTTCAGTATCGACTAAAGAGAACAAAACGCGTCGTTTTGTAGAGTTCTTGAAAGAGCAGGAGAAAAAACTATAGtaactaaatttttaaaaatcttacaaaaaaaaatacaatccAAACCATATAGTAATCTTTCTATTTCATACACACAATATACTaaaaatacaaagacaaaatgaaatcttcaaagcaaataacaaaaccagaggttttttttcttcttctaaatctGGTTTCAAGGAATGTCCTTAAGCTCAAATTCAGAGCTCTCTTTCTTCGTCACTTCCTTCTCCACTGAATCATCATCAGTCACAACAACAGTAATCACATCAGCTTTATACTGATGTTTCATGGcaaacacaataaaaatcaagaaGTTCAATGCTCCCAAGACAACAAGTAACCAGTAGAAGTAGTTCAATCTCGCTTTGTTAAGGTTACTTCTAAGCCAGCTTTTGTCTGTAACCCTATCAACAAGCGAAACAAGCAAGCTACTCACGAAGAATCCCATCGATATCGTGCTTAGAAACAATCCGGTGCTCATCGATTTCATCCTCTCTGGTGCTTCTCTTATAAAGAACTCAAGCTGTCCAACGTAAGCAAAGGCCTCACCCGCACCGACTAAGAAATATTGTGGAACCAACCAAAACGCGCTTATTTTCTTATCGTTGTTAACCGCTGCCTCGCGTCTAGCGTTCTCTATAACCGCGGCTACAGCCATTGCAGCCATTGAGAATACTAGCCCTACTCCGATTCTCTGTAGGCTTGTGATTCCTTGAGGCTTTTTTGTGAGCCTTCTTGTTAAAGGAACAAAGACTCTCTCGTTAAGGGAAGTGAAGAGGAGAATTGTGAGTATGAGGAAAGCAGAGTAAGAGCCTGCAGGAACAGTGAAAGATCCGAGTTTTCGGTCCATAAACGTCGCTTGTTCGACCGTGAAAGTCGTCATTTGGGAGTAAATCGTCCAGAAAAGAATGTTCGTTGCCCAAATCGGTACCAATTTCATCACGAGTTTCACTTCTTCGACTTGTGTAACAGTCGAAACGATCCACGGATCCTTCTCTTCGAAGTCCTTCGAGCTAGGAGAGCTCTCGTTCTTGGAAATTGCGGCTTTGTCTAAACACTTAAGCATCTCTGTGTGTGGAACCGTGGTGTTGTCATAACCGTTCAAAAGACTTGGATGCGCAGGGTAActctcctttcttttcttccaaGCCAAGAAACCAACCCTCCATATTGTTGTAAAAGGGCTTCCTTTAGGTTTCTTGAAACGGTACCGTTTCGTTCCGCAGAGTAAAACAATGGCTGCAACCACCATAGTCGCGGCAGAGATCCCGTAACCCCAGCCTCTCCCGACGTTGTCCTGAACGTAAACAAGAGCAATCACGGCGAAGAGAGAGCCGACGCTGATGGAGAAATAGAatctgttgaagaagaaaatcatctgtttctcttctttaggATCACTAGTATCGAACTGGTCAGACCCAAAACCAGAGACGTTGGATTTGATTCCTCCTCCGCCTAGAGCTATGGTATAGAGAGCAACATAGAGAAGAGCCAACTGGTGTCCGTTTGCTTCTATGCACTGATGATGAAGTCTCCTGAAATCGTCACATATTGGTGGTCTCATGCTTGAGATAGTTGTAGCCACCGTCAAAAGCAACACTCCCTGTTTTCACAGAAACAAGGAATTAGAGCTAGAAAGTCTCAAGCCAATCGAGCTACAAGTACGTGGTTTAAGAGCTTACCAGAGCTGTGACAGAAGCTGAGATTGCAACCATCTTGTAGCGACCGAGTTTAGCGTCAGCCAAAAAACCACCGAGAAGCCCTAGAAGGTTAAGAGTTCCCATGAAGTTGGTGACTATGGTCGCTGATTTAGCTGATGAGATGTGTAAATCTCCAACAAGGTACGTCACTAGATTCATTGATATGCCCATCACGCATATTCTCTCTGATAGCTCGCTCCCTTCACATTAAGAAGATACAGAGGAGTGTTAGAAACAGAGGAGTCACTCTTTTTTCACATTAAGAATTAAGACTTTACCTAAAATTAAACCGGCGCCTAACCATCCACCGGTTTTAGACTTATCTGGTGGGTTTCCTCTGTAATCATAGGCTTCTTCAGAGCCATCTTTGGCTCCATGAGATGATGACACATGAACCTTTAGAGACAAGCAAAACCATTAAGAAcataagaaacagaggaaacaaaaaaaaaacagagagaaaaaactttttaactcaccattttcttatttgagCAGTTAGACTCTGagagaagaaagcagagaagCGTGAGTTATAAGGAGAAGTTTAAGATGGTAGTGGAGGTTATAGCGATAAGGGTTTTGACACTTTTATTAGACCTTTGATTTTATCTAactccaacaaaacaaaagaagaaatgagagGAGATACGATTCAAATGGGCATGTGAAGAGAGATGgggattgattgatatatgATGGGTCTTTATATAAAATGTGGCTTTGCTTTTTGTGTGGTTGTTTCAGCGATATATGATCAGATAGATCTAAACAAACATTGAGACAACAGTGTGATTTCATTATCTTATGACAAAgacatttgtttatttcatgTGGTTGCAAggttttctgcttctttgtaATTCCCCATGTCCATTActctcttttgtctctttataccattttgtttgtggttgcaatgagtttttttttagcttctttgtatttttcccacgtcctcttctccttcaacaaATCTCTTACCATCCATACTatagaattgttttttattgttaagaTTTTACATTAATTGGAGACATATCAAAaatctttgtctttatatCATGTGTGCCAGATTGTGGTTGTTTATTGATCTACCACGTGGACAGTTTTTACTGAGTTATACACACAAGGTTCAAGATTAATCTGAACTCTCACTGGTACAAATATGCATGGTCTCTAATATTTTGGGATGACTTGTTAAGCATTAAAGTTAGTGCTTTCACTTCAATATCACATGGTTCATATTAATGTTCAATCATTAGTGTGAGTGTTGTTCTTTAATGAGTATTTCGTTTCATTAGAAATGTTTTGGTGGATCAAAAAATCATGAACCAATTTGTACttgattaagaaaattatgactatatatatatatcaccaaGAGTATGTTTAAATCAGACTGGTTTTTGTTCACAACATCCCTAGGACATACACTTAGTAATTTAGTATACCAAAATGTTGAATCATTTGGAACTAGGTTTAATGGATTATTTTTAGCTAAAAGGATTTGTTAGATCCACAAGAAGCTAGTCTATAACTTTTAAGAAAGATACAAGATTTCAGGTGTCACATAGGAAATTACGAATTGCGTATTCAACCAGAGATGtgtaaagcaaaaaaaaaacatattatttcCGTTATAAGTAATATTCGAAAGTGACTGTAATCAAGGTGAATATGACATGTAAAAAAATCCATGAAATGGAGGAAGATATTTACTTAGAGAGATCCACTGATTAAAAAGCTGTACATGTTAATGAATTGATCCCTCTACTTGAAATGATGTTAGCAATATAAGTCAAGAAAGCAGCAAATACATTAAAGTTAAAGTTCATTATAGAATTTTTCCTCCAATGGTTAAGGTAAAGTTGAGGTTTAAGGTTCCCCGACCACTACAAGTTGCAATCTTTCTTTGTGGACGTCATGATTATAGTTTCACCATTATACTGGGATT from Arabidopsis thaliana chromosome 3, partial sequence includes these protein-coding regions:
- a CDS encoding Major facilitator superfamily protein (Major facilitator superfamily protein; FUNCTIONS IN: transporter activity; INVOLVED IN: oligopeptide transport; LOCATED IN: membrane; EXPRESSED IN: 21 plant structures; EXPRESSED DURING: 13 growth stages; CONTAINS InterPro DOMAIN/s: Oligopeptide transporter (InterPro:IPR000109), Major facilitator superfamily, general substrate transporter (InterPro:IPR016196); BEST Arabidopsis thaliana protein match is: Major facilitator superfamily protein (TAIR:AT2G26690.1); Has 7861 Blast hits to 7524 proteins in 1448 species: Archae - 0; Bacteria - 4058; Metazoa - 633; Fungi - 459; Plants - 2170; Viruses - 0; Other Eukaryotes - 541 (source: NCBI BLink).) translates to MVHVSSSHGAKDGSEEAYDYRGNPPDKSKTGGWLGAGLILGSELSERICVMGISMNLVTYLVGDLHISSAKSATIVTNFMGTLNLLGLLGGFLADAKLGRYKMVAISASVTALGVLLLTVATTISSMRPPICDDFRRLHHQCIEANGHQLALLYVALYTIALGGGGIKSNVSGFGSDQFDTSDPKEEKQMIFFFNRFYFSISVGSLFAVIALVYVQDNVGRGWGYGISAATMVVAAIVLLCGTKRYRFKKPKGSPFTTIWRVGFLAWKKRKESYPAHPSLLNGYDNTTVPHTEMLKCLDKAAISKNESSPSSKDFEEKDPWIVSTVTQVEEVKLVMKLVPIWATNILFWTIYSQMTTFTVEQATFMDRKLGSFTVPAGSYSAFLILTILLFTSLNERVFVPLTRRLTKKPQGITSLQRIGVGLVFSMAAMAVAAVIENARREAAVNNDKKISAFWLVPQYFLVGAGEAFAYVGQLEFFIREAPERMKSMSTGLFLSTISMGFFVSSLLVSLVDRVTDKSWLRSNLNKARLNYFYWLLVVLGALNFLIFIVFAMKHQYKADVITVVVTDDDSVEKEVTKKESSEFELKDIP